The genomic interval ATACATGATAATTTTGTTAGCAACAAGCAATGCTATATTTCATCTCATTATTGCATTGGTGGTAGCCCATAATCCTTTCCTCACAGATAAGTATCTCATGAACGAGTGTGCCATAGGCTTCTCTGGAATCTTATTTTCTATGATTGTCATAGAGACAAGTCTGAGTGGAGTTCAATCTAGGAGGTTAGTTTCTCCACAACCACTGTGAACAGTATTTCCTGaaaagttttgtttttctttgcttctgcaatttttcatttttaaaatatcttattgCCAACTTATGTCGGCTTTTTCTGCCTACTCTTGAGACACGGTAGTGCACACGCAAGCACGACCGACACTGTACTTGATTCACATGCATGCAAAGTGGTTTGTCTCTACATACTGAGAATCTTGCTGCATGTACATGCAATGCCCAACCACGTATGTGCTTGATGCACGTAAATGTGAAATTCTCTTGCATCTTGAGAATCTTGGTGCATAAGGTTTCTTCTGTTTTGGGTCAATATAACGGTTCTTTGACTGATTCAcgactttctttctttgcagTGTGTTTGGCCTTTTTAATGTACCCGCAAAATGGTAAATGCAGTCACTTGCTTTTGTAATGTTTTATGTCacccatttttccttttaagttCTGTGCTATCTATATTACAAGATATTTGTTTCAGGTATGCCTTTATCTTATTGGTAGTATTCCAGCTGCTCATGTCAAATGTCTCGTTACTTGGACACCTCTGTGGTATTTTGTCCGGCTTTGCATGTATGTCTCCTTTGTTCTTGAAATTTATCTTTCCATCGTTGTGCTTTCTGCAAATCATGCAATGAACTTGGTTGAAActtgaaatttatttatggTTGTCAACTTTTTCAGATACCTATGGCTTATTCAACTTCCTTATACCTGGACCATCCTTTTATTCTGCCATTGAGTCCTCATCTTGGCTTGTAAGTACTTTGATGGAACTGGCTGGTGATAGCAATTGATTTTCCTTTCCCATGCTTTTTAACTTGTTTCTGCATTTGGCTTTTTAATTGGATCAATATCTCATTAGTCATATCTGTCAAATGATGTGCTTTTCAACTCAGTGTTGGAACTGATATTAGCTTGCTAATGGTCAATGACTATATCCTTTACTAGGTTGCCGATTGCTTTGTATTATTAACCTTAACAGGTGTATGTGTTGTCTTAGTGAACCTTGCATGTTTCCCCCACTTGGGATTATTGATGTTTCATCAAGATCTTACGActttacatttttagcaacTTACTTTGTGGCACATACATGCACTAAAATGATTGTTACAAACTTGCTAGTTTAGTTCTGTATATTTAGTCATCTTTATATAAGaagaaatcattttattttaataaatcagTAGTAGATATGgctaaatttataatatcagCAAGAGTTATGTAATGGAGCTACTGTACTATGTGAGCATGCATTTATGCCTGTATGCATGTGCAATCTCTGTCAAAGAAGCCTTGTATTGCAATTTATTGGAGTTTGTTACTCAAATCCTTTTCACCATCTGATTGGTAGTCAAATGTCACAGCCCTCTATATTTTTCTATCATTATCTTTCCTGGTCCctataaaattattcaaagccatcttgataataaaaattactttCTAGtatgttccttttttttttggcatatTCTAGTGTGTTCCTTTACCAAGATAATATGGGCTTTTTCGtcaattcttgtttttttagataatttttctttcttttcctttttattcttaaattcagaaatagtgaaaatttaaGATGGGTCACCAGTAgggaattatgaaatgttaattatttttccttgTTAGATGATCATGTGCAACACCACTTAGATAGTTACAAAAATATGATGACTGGAATATGTACATCTTTCTTTCACAAATGATTTTATGATTGATATAATCTAAGGCTGTACAATCTTCCAGGCCAGCTGTGTGAGGCgacctaaatttattttgtgcagTGGTGGCAATACTTCAGCCTACATCCCCACTTTCTCGGGTCAAACTTCACCCTTCAGGTATATTTTTCTTACCTTGATTAAATCTGCTTTTCCTTACCTCTAGTGGGATCTTTATCTGATGATTTTTGTTAAACAGGGGATTATTTTCTGGAAACATTTGGAGAAACTTGTCTTCATGGATGCCACAGAGAGAGACAGCTGCTCAGGTTTTGAGCCAATAACCATTggatgattttttatatttttctttttcgagGCCAAGAACTTTGTgctctataaaatattttcgtGCTATAGTTGCCTTAAGTTTTAACCCAAGCAGTGCCTGTCTTTTGCCATGTGCCTGGCAGTTTTGGCTATTTTAGATGaaaataatcttttatttctcttttgtgGGGCTAAAAACCATGCTTTCGTTGGAATGAATACCTTTAAGCATGTATGGTGAAATCATTTCACATTAGAAGACAacgttgaaaaaaataaaacaacaatCTTGTGTTCCTGATTTATTTTTGTGCTTAATCTTGACTGTGGCTTCCTTGAACCCTATGGCCTCAAAAGCCTGGTCAAAGATAAATTGATGTGATCCATCTCAATAACATGCAGTCTACACAAGATGATGTCAGATTTCCTGGGAGAGGGAGAACACTTGGTTCTGGTCAAAATACTGCTGTAAATTCTGATTCAAACCTACAAGCTAGACTTTTGGATAATAGTAGCCCCAACAATCCATCAGATATTGCAGCAGCTGGGGCAGGGCAGAGGCTTTCAAATGAAAGGTATCAGGAAGtgtttttcattttgcttTTCAGTTTGGCTTTAGTGATAGtgtcttatcttttttttcttttattctctttggTTTGAAAGTTTGCCAATATGAATCTGGCTTCTGTCATGCACTTCTGGTGTAGAAATCTTACCCACCATCCCAGCAACTTGATATGGTGGTAGTAATATCTTTTAGTTATAAGATCTTATTGGGTCTTTTAAACATCCCCAAACCCCATCTCTCCACTAGTGGCCTTGCCTAAGAAGCAGCTGTTCGAACATAATTTGCTGTTTATTGTGGCAATGGGCCTTGTTCTGTTTGTTTTAAcatgtttttttaatattttatagaagCTTAATGTAACTCCACTGAGTTTATAAATGATTGTTACGTCTAGAAGTTTTTCTGTTAATAAGCCTTGTTTTGATAAGCATTACAATCTTTTACTTTAGATCTGTGATTGTGCTGTTCTATGTTACCTGCAGTTTTTCTGAATTTGACTTTTAGGCATGCTTTCTAAACATTATGGCTGTTTTGtggtttaaaaatatttagattGAAATTTTCCAATTCTGAAGTTTGTTGCATGTGAATCTTTTACAACTTCCATTGGTTTAAATTTGATAGATATTAAATTGcaatgaacaaaaatatagTGCTAAATCTGTGTTGATTTCATATTTTAGGCTGCTCTTGTTGGATGTAATCAAGTTTGTCTTTGTACTTTTCTATATGATTGAAATGGCATTTCATGTTTCCTGTTGATCTTTCAGGCGGTCACCGGTGAATAACGTAGTTGCAGCCACTGCTGGAGGTCCTCCACTTGCTCAGGTTTCTTTCTGTTATTtgagaattatttttttttctgcttaGAATTTGTTTTACAATTAATAAGTTCCTTAATCAATTCTTTGGTTTTCATGTGCACCAGATGCAACAGGGTTCAATTTCTTATGAGGAACAGATCCAGAAACTTGTATCGATGGGTTTTGAAAGGGTAAAAGTTAGATCCCGTTTATTTTGAACGTTTTATAATTGTGTTTGAAGATGTATCCCGCCTATATTTTGTATGTTCATAATTGTATCTTGATGTTTGATTTACTTGACTTTCATGGCTGCCTATAGAATTTGTGCAGCATATCCATAGATTACTTTCTCGAGGATCATAATGCAGTAGTTATTTAGTAATCATGTGATGGCTGACATATACTACAATACTTGCTTATCAAATTAAGCTGGTGCCTGCAAGCATAAGTTAATGCACATGGACACACTCAAATCAGCACCATCATACCAATGCATACACTCTTGCATGCAAACACTTACATTTTAGGGAGGGGAGTAATGGAAAACGCCTTTGGACTGTTTCAGACACAAGTAGAAGTTGCAATCGCAGCTGCTGATGGAGATCTTAACGTGGCTGTGGAAATTCTTATGAGCCAGCAGGTAAGTGCTTGAGAGCTTTCAGTCTTTTCAAGTGTTTGATCTTTCATGTTCTGATCCTGGGGATTATGGTGATTTTGCTACAGGGCTGACCTGCAAAGATGTTATCTCTTATCAACTTTTAAACAAGCATCCCTCAAGCTTAATTCAAGCAGCCTACTTCCTGCGCCTTCATGTCCATATCGTTTTCGGTCTTGTGGGTACTGTATAGCATTTCTGACAGAAGCCAACAAAGCGAAGAAAGAAATATCTCGAACAGGAGCAATTGTACTAACTTCTGTCTGAAGCTTTCTTAACCTGATTGAGCAATACATATAACTCTTTACTGAAATCACAGCCTTTGTGTTCATAAATTTTTCCAGATTTATACATTTTCTTCATTACCCTAAATTTGTGTTCATAAACCTACTCTTTAcatcttttttattctatcCAGTCCATCCCAAAGTGAAAGGAAAACACTCATTCAACCtaaattaatgattttatacatAATTTCATGTCTAATTTCTCTCTATTTTATATTAGTTTATGCCtaaccttttttttcctctatttttcatttttcgtACCAAACacaaagaagaaatttttatatataatttttatgcCTAGCCTCTGTTTTGCCctctaatttttcatttttcataccaaatataatttttttccttcctacCGGACTTAGTGTTAAACGTTTGCCATGGTCAAGGAAAATCTATTAGCAATGAACAAATATCAGAATTCAATTTCTATTGCACTCAGCCTTAACTGCTGCACTGGCAAATTCGGTATTACAAGGTTCTGATGAACAAACAAGAGCTGCCTTATGGTTTCATAATCATGCCAATGCACAAActcatttgaaaaaaaaaaaaataaaaaacaatgaaaaatgGACTGATTGTTACAGGTTAGAGAGTCTAAATGTGTTATATGCTGGAAATTTCACATTCTGGTTGGAATGTATTCCTTCTACCAATCTTGACTAGCTTCAGTCTTTCAAGAGTAATTGAACCTCAGCACCAAAATTTGAGATGGTACTCTTTTAAACTTGGAGTTCCATGAGGCAAGGATAGATGACTACAGAAAAAGGCTGCACGTTGCAGGAGACATCTTAAGATTCTGCCTTGATTCTTCATAGAGCAGGTCAGTGACAGCTTAATCCTAACTCCACCTTTATTGATCAACATTGATTATTAGTCTTTCTTGTATTTCGTCCTTGGCATCATTCTGTGGCTCACAAAGACTAGGAGGTGCTGAACTAGATCCCAGTGATCTTCTCATTTCGGTCTGAACTCTCCTAGCGCGCTGCAAATGATACGTTGAGAACAGTTCCTTTTCATCATTTAACGTGCAGAAATGAACTGTTTCTTTGTTTGCATGAGTATTTTGAAGCATCTATGAACATGCAAACAAGGCGCGTGCGCTcgcacacacaaacacacagaGAAATCAACTTCAGGTTCTTTAAAACAAACCTTCCTAGAAAGAGTGCAAGTTCGTGCAAAATGACCTTCCTCTCTGCACCTGTGG from Theobroma cacao cultivar B97-61/B2 chromosome 5, Criollo_cocoa_genome_V2, whole genome shotgun sequence carries:
- the LOC18599207 gene encoding rhomboid-like protein 15 — its product is MRPNIVSEAGLQTRVGQWWDNIPFLTSAVVIVCGVIYLVCLLVGYDSFYEICFLPEALVSHFQVYRIYTSIIFHGSLLHVLFNMLALVPLGSELERIMGSIRLLYMIILLATSNAIFHLIIALVVAHNPFLTDKYLMNECAIGFSGILFSMIVIETSLSGVQSRSVFGLFNVPAKWYAFILLVVFQLLMSNVSLLGHLCGILSGFAYTYGLFNFLIPGPSFYSAIESSSWLASCVRRPKFILCSGGNTSAYIPTFSGQTSPFRGLFSGNIWRNLSSWMPQRETAAQSTQDDVRFPGRGRTLGSGQNTAVNSDSNLQARLLDNSSPNNPSDIAAAGAGQRLSNERRSPVNNVVAATAGGPPLAQMQQGSISYEEQIQKLVSMGFERTQVEVAIAAADGDLNVAVEILMSQQG